In the genome of Globicephala melas chromosome 7, mGloMel1.2, whole genome shotgun sequence, one region contains:
- the MAIP1 gene encoding m-AAA protease-interacting protein 1, mitochondrial isoform X2: MALAVSLLPRLLLSRPLPGSAARLWTPGSADVWPPLAGLCCFCRRRLGSGAAPFPRVSWASAALALPARAPQRPLLSPLGLPTTLPAFPSCPRRIYSTEEQPQQRQKTKMIILGFSNPINWIRTRIYSFLIWAYFDQEFSIAEFSEGAKQAFAHVSKLLSQSKFDLLEELVAKETLRVLKEKVTSLPDNHKNALAADIDEIVYTSTGDISIYYDEKGRKFVNILMCFWYLTSANIPSETISGASVFQVKLGDQNVETKQLLSASYESRAAHKHCYFQDWS; encoded by the exons ATGGCGCTGGCCGTCAGTCTCTTACCCCGCTTGCTGCTTTCTCGGCCTCTGCCGGGCTCGGCTGCCCGACTCTGGACTCCCGGTTCGGCCGACGTGTGGCCGCCGTTGGCTGGACTTTGCTGCTtctgccgccgccgcctcggCTCGGGAGCGGCCCCGTTTCCTCGAGTCTCTTGGGCCTCCGCGGCCTTGGCGCTGCCTGCTCGAGCTCCTCAGCGTCCCCTGCTCAGCCCTCTGGGACTCCCCACAACCCTTCCCGCTTTCCCTTCCTGCCCTCGGCGAATCTACAGCACCGAGGAGCAGCCCCAGCAGCGCCAGAAAACCAAGATGATCATCCTGGGGTTCTCCAACCCCATCAACTGGATTCGGACTCGAATTTACTCCTTCCTTATCTGGGCCTATTTCGACCAAGAGTTCAGCATTGCAGAATTCTCAGAGGGAGCGAAGCAG gcttttgctCATGTGTCCAAGTTGCTGTCACAGAGTAAGTTTGATCTATTGGAAGAACTTGTGGCCAAAGAG ACACTACGTGTATTGAAAGAAAAGGTTACTTCACTACCTGACAACCATAAAAATGCCCTTGCTGCTGACATAGATGAAATTGTATATACATCAACAGGAGACATCTCCATTTACTACGATGAGAAAG GAAGGAAGTTTGTTAACATCCTGATGTGCTTTTGGTATCTAACCAGTGCCAACATCCCCAGTGAAACTATAAGTGGAGCCAGTGTGTTCCAGGTTAAGTTGGGGGATCAGAACGTGGAAACTAAACAACTTCTTAGTGCG
- the MAIP1 gene encoding m-AAA protease-interacting protein 1, mitochondrial isoform X1, producing MALAVSLLPRLLLSRPLPGSAARLWTPGSADVWPPLAGLCCFCRRRLGSGAAPFPRVSWASAALALPARAPQRPLLSPLGLPTTLPAFPSCPRRIYSTEEQPQQRQKTKMIILGFSNPINWIRTRIYSFLIWAYFDQEFSIAEFSEGAKQAFAHVSKLLSQSKFDLLEELVAKETLRVLKEKVTSLPDNHKNALAADIDEIVYTSTGDISIYYDEKGRKFVNILMCFWYLTSANIPSETISGASVFQVKLGDQNVETKQLLSASYEFQREFTQGVKPDWTISRIEHPKLLE from the exons ATGGCGCTGGCCGTCAGTCTCTTACCCCGCTTGCTGCTTTCTCGGCCTCTGCCGGGCTCGGCTGCCCGACTCTGGACTCCCGGTTCGGCCGACGTGTGGCCGCCGTTGGCTGGACTTTGCTGCTtctgccgccgccgcctcggCTCGGGAGCGGCCCCGTTTCCTCGAGTCTCTTGGGCCTCCGCGGCCTTGGCGCTGCCTGCTCGAGCTCCTCAGCGTCCCCTGCTCAGCCCTCTGGGACTCCCCACAACCCTTCCCGCTTTCCCTTCCTGCCCTCGGCGAATCTACAGCACCGAGGAGCAGCCCCAGCAGCGCCAGAAAACCAAGATGATCATCCTGGGGTTCTCCAACCCCATCAACTGGATTCGGACTCGAATTTACTCCTTCCTTATCTGGGCCTATTTCGACCAAGAGTTCAGCATTGCAGAATTCTCAGAGGGAGCGAAGCAG gcttttgctCATGTGTCCAAGTTGCTGTCACAGAGTAAGTTTGATCTATTGGAAGAACTTGTGGCCAAAGAG ACACTACGTGTATTGAAAGAAAAGGTTACTTCACTACCTGACAACCATAAAAATGCCCTTGCTGCTGACATAGATGAAATTGTATATACATCAACAGGAGACATCTCCATTTACTACGATGAGAAAG GAAGGAAGTTTGTTAACATCCTGATGTGCTTTTGGTATCTAACCAGTGCCAACATCCCCAGTGAAACTATAAGTGGAGCCAGTGTGTTCCAGGTTAAGTTGGGGGATCAGAACGTGGAAACTAAACAACTTCTTAGTGCG
- the MAIP1 gene encoding m-AAA protease-interacting protein 1, mitochondrial isoform X3, which yields MALAVSLLPRLLLSRPLPGSAARLWTPGSADVWPPLAGLCCFCRRRLGSGAAPFPRVSWASAALALPARAPQRPLLSPLGLPTTLPAFPSCPRRIYSTEEQPQQRQKTKMIILGFSNPINWIRTRIYSFLIWAYFDQEFSIAEFSEGAKQAFAHVSKLLSQSKFDLLEELVAKETLRVLKEKVTSLPDNHKNALAADIDEIVYTSTGDISIYYDEKVPTSPVKL from the exons ATGGCGCTGGCCGTCAGTCTCTTACCCCGCTTGCTGCTTTCTCGGCCTCTGCCGGGCTCGGCTGCCCGACTCTGGACTCCCGGTTCGGCCGACGTGTGGCCGCCGTTGGCTGGACTTTGCTGCTtctgccgccgccgcctcggCTCGGGAGCGGCCCCGTTTCCTCGAGTCTCTTGGGCCTCCGCGGCCTTGGCGCTGCCTGCTCGAGCTCCTCAGCGTCCCCTGCTCAGCCCTCTGGGACTCCCCACAACCCTTCCCGCTTTCCCTTCCTGCCCTCGGCGAATCTACAGCACCGAGGAGCAGCCCCAGCAGCGCCAGAAAACCAAGATGATCATCCTGGGGTTCTCCAACCCCATCAACTGGATTCGGACTCGAATTTACTCCTTCCTTATCTGGGCCTATTTCGACCAAGAGTTCAGCATTGCAGAATTCTCAGAGGGAGCGAAGCAG gcttttgctCATGTGTCCAAGTTGCTGTCACAGAGTAAGTTTGATCTATTGGAAGAACTTGTGGCCAAAGAG ACACTACGTGTATTGAAAGAAAAGGTTACTTCACTACCTGACAACCATAAAAATGCCCTTGCTGCTGACATAGATGAAATTGTATATACATCAACAGGAGACATCTCCATTTACTACGATGAGAAAG TGCCAACATCCCCAGTGAAACTATAA
- the MAIP1 gene encoding m-AAA protease-interacting protein 1, mitochondrial isoform X4, which produces MALAVSLLPRLLLSRPLPGSAARLWTPGSADVWPPLAGLCCFCRRRLGSGAAPFPRVSWASAALALPARAPQRPLLSPLGLPTTLPAFPSCPRRIYSTEEQPQQRQKTKMIILGFSNPINWIRTRIYSFLIWAYFDQEFSIAEFSEGAKQAFAHVSKLLSQSKFDLLEELVAKETLRVLKEKVTSLPDNHKNALAADIDEIVYTSTGDISIYYDEKGSLLTS; this is translated from the exons ATGGCGCTGGCCGTCAGTCTCTTACCCCGCTTGCTGCTTTCTCGGCCTCTGCCGGGCTCGGCTGCCCGACTCTGGACTCCCGGTTCGGCCGACGTGTGGCCGCCGTTGGCTGGACTTTGCTGCTtctgccgccgccgcctcggCTCGGGAGCGGCCCCGTTTCCTCGAGTCTCTTGGGCCTCCGCGGCCTTGGCGCTGCCTGCTCGAGCTCCTCAGCGTCCCCTGCTCAGCCCTCTGGGACTCCCCACAACCCTTCCCGCTTTCCCTTCCTGCCCTCGGCGAATCTACAGCACCGAGGAGCAGCCCCAGCAGCGCCAGAAAACCAAGATGATCATCCTGGGGTTCTCCAACCCCATCAACTGGATTCGGACTCGAATTTACTCCTTCCTTATCTGGGCCTATTTCGACCAAGAGTTCAGCATTGCAGAATTCTCAGAGGGAGCGAAGCAG gcttttgctCATGTGTCCAAGTTGCTGTCACAGAGTAAGTTTGATCTATTGGAAGAACTTGTGGCCAAAGAG ACACTACGTGTATTGAAAGAAAAGGTTACTTCACTACCTGACAACCATAAAAATGCCCTTGCTGCTGACATAGATGAAATTGTATATACATCAACAGGAGACATCTCCATTTACTACGATGAGAAAG GAAGTTTGTTAACATCCTGA
- the TYW5 gene encoding tRNA wybutosine-synthesizing protein 5, whose product MAEQCFPVPRLEGVSQEQFMEHLYPQRKPLVLEGIDLGTCTSKWTVDYLSQIGGRKEVKIHVAAVAQMDFISKNFVYRTLPFGKLVQRAAEEKHKEFFISEDEKYYLRSLGEDPRKDVADIRKQFPLLEGDIKFPKFFKEEQFFSSVFRISSPGLQLWTHYDVMDNLLIQVTGKKRVVLFSPRDAQYLYLSGTKSEVLNVDNPDLAKYPLFSKARRYECSLKAGDVLFIPALWFHNVISEEFGVGVNVFWKHLPSECYDKTDTYGNKDPTAASRAAQILDRALKTLAELPEEYRDFYARRMVLHIQDKAYSKNFE is encoded by the exons ATGGCCGAGCAGTGCTTCCCGGTACCCCGGCTCGAGGGCGTTTCGCAGGAGCAGTTCATGGAGCACCTGTATCCGCAG AGAAAACCTCTAGTGTTGGAAGGAATTGATTTGGGGACATGTACAAGCAAATGGACAGTGGATTACCTAAGCCAAattggagggaggaaagaggtgAAGATTCATGTTGCTGCAGTTGCCCAGATGGACTTCATTAGTAAGAACTTTGTGTATAG aACTTTACCTTTTGGCAAGTTGGTTCAGAGGGCAGCTGAAGAAAAGCATAAGGAATTCTTTATTTCAGAG GATGAGAAGTACTACCTACGATCACTTGGAGAAGACCCTAGAAAG GATGTTGCAGATATCAGAAAGCAGTTTCCTTTATTGGAAGGAGATATTAAGTTTCCAAAATTCTTCAAAGAAGAGCAGTTCTTTTCCAGTGTTTTTCGAATTAGCTCACCAGGGTTACAACTTTGGACCCACTATGAT GTAATGGATAACTTATTAATACAAGTGACAGGAAAAAAGCGTGTTGTACTATTCAGTCCTCGAGATGcccaatatttatatttatcag GTACTAAATCAGAAGTACTGAATGTAGATAACCCAGACTTAGCTAAATATCCACTGTTTTCCAAGGCTAGACGGTATGAATgttcccttaaagctggagatgTATTATTCATTCCTG CTTTATGGTTCCATAATGTAATATCTGAAGAGTTTGGAGTGGGAGTGAACGTCTTTTGGAAGCATCTTCCATCTGAATGCTATGATAAAACGGATACCTATGGAAACAAAGATCCTACAGCAGCATCAAGAGCTGCACAAATTTTGGACAGAGCCTTAAAAACCCTGGCTGAATTACCAGAGGAATACAGGGACTTCTATGCACGGCGAATGGTCTTGCACATTCAAGACAAAGCCTATAGCAAAAACTTTGAATAA